The genomic stretch GGCGCAGCAGTGCGGTTGGCTCAAGGACCGCTTCGGCGTGTCGTGGCAGGTCGCGCCCGCCGAACTGCCCCAGCTCATGTCCACGTAGGAGAAGGCGCAGCGGGTGATGGCGGCGATCCTGAAGATGAAGAAGCTCGACCTTGAGGCCTCTCGGCGCGCGGCGGGTTGAGCGCCGCGCGCCGGAAACCGTGGCCTACGGCACTTCGTAGGTCACGGCGATGGTCGAGTCCACGCTGACCCCGTCCAGGATCAACCGCGAATAGCACGGGTAGACTTTGTTCATGGCGCCGTCGAAGGCCAGGCGGAACGACAGTTGGCTGCCTTCGGTCTTCCGGTTCTTCCAGCGCAGGTCCGCGAGCGTCGTCACATCCACGCGCAGCCAGTTGAGCTTGGCGCTGGTGCTGAGCGTTCCCGTGGCGCCACCGGCCATGTCGTAGTCCGTGATGTCGAGCTTCCCGTAGTCCACCGCTGTCCAGGTGAGGGGGCCCCATTGGGTGTATGGATTGTCGATGACATTGTCCTGATAGACGGAGAGGGTCGCGGCGGTGATGCGCGTGGCGTTGGGGTCGATGGACGTCATGTCATAGCTGGCGAACGCTCGGGAGCGATGGAGACCGGAGCCGCCAGCGACGGTCACATCGCCTACGGAGACATCGGTGCCTTGGTACGCGTAGCGGTAGTCCGTCGTCAGTGACTTCGTCACCCTTCCCGCCGTGGTGGTGTCCAGCTTCAGCACCGCCTGCTCGGAGCGGATGATTCGCATCACATCCTTGCCGCTCGCGGCCACCAACGCGTTGCCCGCGCGGTCCGTCGCCGCGCTCGTGAGACTCCAGTCGATGAAGCTTCCGTAGCTGGCGTTACCTCGGAAGGTGAGGACCCGTCCGTCGGTCGACCAGGAGAGGGTGCCGAGCACGGGGACGGGCTGCGTACCCTGCCTTGCGGTGACGAGGAGCGCGGCGTCCGTCGAGGGGCGATCCATGGGCTCGGAGAAGGTGAGGACGAGGTCGAAGTCCTGCGGGAGCCCCTTCGCTCCCGGCACGGGGCCGACCACGGTGGGGCGAGTCGTGTCTTGCGCCATCACCTTGAAGCGAGCGGTTCTCTCGGTGCCCAGCGAGTTGCCTGCCACATCCTGAGCCTCGGCGTGCACTCCCCATTCCACTTGCTGGGTCCAGGCCCATGGAGCATCCGGGGTGAAGACGAGGCGCGTGTCCTGCTCCTCCCACGTGAAGGTCCCGTTGTGACTCGCCGCACCGGTGATGAAGAAGGCCGCCACGGTCGACGTCCGCTCCATGGGCTTGCTGAAGGTGATGCGGAGCGCCTCTCGAGGCGCGACGTTTGGATCTCCATCCTCCGGAGTCATGAGTCTCACCACGGGCTTCGTGGGATCCTTCACGGTGAACAGGCCAGACGCAGACTCTTGGATGGCGTTGCCCGCGCGGTCCTTCGCGCCGGTCCCCAGGTGCCAGTGAATCTGTTGGCCCGGGGGGAGGGCCGTCCCGGGGGTGGCGGTCAGCACCGTGCCGGCGGTGTTCATCGCGATCATCATCGTGAGGATCGCGGTCTCCTCGATGCGGAAGGACTGCATGACCGATTCCGAATCCATGGGCTCGGAGAACGTCACGGTGAGCGTCGCGGTGTTCTCCACCTGGCGGGCGCCATGCTCCGGGACCACGGAGCTGATCCGAGGCGGCGTGGTGTCCTTCGTGGGGAGCGGTTCCTCGCCACCTCCCGGAGGGTTGTCGACCCCGGGACCGCATGCTCCCCACAGCATCCCCAACAGGCCCCACACCGCGACTCGCTTCATGTCATGTCCTCGGATCCGGCGGCACATCCACGGCCGCGCGTCATGGGACTGAACCCGCGAGCACATCGGGCTGCGCAAAAATTCGACGCGAGGGCCGTGGTTCAGAGCGCGAAGGCCAGCCCGCCCCAGGCCGCGGGCATGAGGGTCACGGTCTGGTCCTGGCCTCGGCGATAGGCGGTCAGGGGGAACTGCGCCTCCAGCGCCAGCGACACGGGGCCCGTCAAGGGCACCTGGAATCCGACCCACGGCGCCACCCCTCCCGCGCCGCTCCACGCCGTGTCGGCCTCTCCCTGCCGCGTCTGGAGGATGGCGCCGAGCCCCAGCTCCAATCCCACCGAGAGGGTCGCGGGCTCGGTGTGCCAGGAGTGGTGAAACCCGAACCAGCCGAAGACGCTCGTCTCTCGCAGCGTGTCCAGGCCCCCGGTGGAGAGCGTCACCGCGCCCGAGATGCCCGAGGCGTCACCGCCGCGCACCGCGCCGCGAAAGCCCAGCACGCCACCCATGCCCGAGCCGACCCGGGCCTGCGCGCCCGCGGCCACGACGGCGGTCCAGCGCGAAGGCGCGGTGGCGGG from Myxococcaceae bacterium JPH2 encodes the following:
- a CDS encoding Ig-like domain-containing protein yields the protein MKRVAVWGLLGMLWGACGPGVDNPPGGGEEPLPTKDTTPPRISSVVPEHGARQVENTATLTVTFSEPMDSESVMQSFRIEETAILTMMIAMNTAGTVLTATPGTALPPGQQIHWHLGTGAKDRAGNAIQESASGLFTVKDPTKPVVRLMTPEDGDPNVAPREALRITFSKPMERTSTVAAFFITGAASHNGTFTWEEQDTRLVFTPDAPWAWTQQVEWGVHAEAQDVAGNSLGTERTARFKVMAQDTTRPTVVGPVPGAKGLPQDFDLVLTFSEPMDRPSTDAALLVTARQGTQPVPVLGTLSWSTDGRVLTFRGNASYGSFIDWSLTSAATDRAGNALVAASGKDVMRIIRSEQAVLKLDTTTAGRVTKSLTTDYRYAYQGTDVSVGDVTVAGGSGLHRSRAFASYDMTSIDPNATRITAATLSVYQDNVIDNPYTQWGPLTWTAVDYGKLDITDYDMAGGATGTLSTSAKLNWLRVDVTTLADLRWKNRKTEGSQLSFRLAFDGAMNKVYPCYSRLILDGVSVDSTIAVTYEVP